In Zingiber officinale cultivar Zhangliang chromosome 3B, Zo_v1.1, whole genome shotgun sequence, a single window of DNA contains:
- the LOC122056032 gene encoding auxin-responsive protein IAA6-like isoform X2, with amino-acid sequence MEREDFKKEEDGFPRLLDLIPNERVVQDGVGGRTVEHLDASEEKKLELRLGLPGGDLEEEEEELSILSLGFISKASKTSSIKRGVFKAAESKNEGFQHQETEILGLQSRVGTGVFEQQQRLEKEKADGAGPSTSSQTSPYAMPSAAAVPVVGWPPIRSFRKKLATNSGKQRMEPGTRNIEEEVKIENNKGLLVKINMDGIPIGRKVDLKVYDSYEKLSFAVEDLFLGLLEAQKDTSTNASHKDEEGRNAFIGLLDGSGEYTLVYEDNEGHRMLVGDVPWEMFVSTVKRLRVLKSSDFSSAPLGSVRRKRTATEC; translated from the exons ATGGAAAGAGAAGACTTTAAGAAAGAGGAAGATGGATTTCCTCGGCTGCTAGATTTGATTCCAAATGAAAGAGTGGTGCAAGATGGAGTAGGAGGAAGAACAGTTGAGCATTTAGATGCCTCAGAAGAGAAGAAATTGGAACTGAGGCTTGGACTCCCTGGAGGTgacctagaagaagaagaagaagaactctcTATTTTATCTCTTGGTTTCATCTCCAAGGCTTCAAAGACCTCCTCCATTAAAAGAGGAGTCTTTAAAGCAGCTGAGTCTAAAAATGAAG GGTTTCAGCATCAAGAAACTGAAATTTTGGGGTTGCAGAGCAGAGTTGGGACTGGGGTATTCGAACAACAGCAGAGGCTTGAGAAGGAGAAAGCAGATGGAGCTGGACCCAGCACTAGCTCCCAGACCAgtccatatgccatgccatc AGCTGCTGCTGTACCGGTTGTTGGCTGGCCTCCCATTAGATCCTTCAGAAAAAAACTAGCAACTAATTCAGGCAAACAAAGAATGGAGCCGGGGACTAGAAATATAGAGGAAGAAGTGAAGATCGAGAACAACAAGGGTTTGCTTGTGAAGATCAACATGGATGGTATCCCAATTGGGAGAAAGGTTGATCTGAAAGTCTATGATAGCTACGAGAAGCTCTCTTTTGCGGTGGAAGATCTCTTTCTAGGCCTTTTGGAAG CTCAAAAAGACACCTCTACAAATGCCAGTCACAAGGATGAGGAAGGCAGAAATGCATTCATAGGCTTGCTGGATGGCTCTGGTGAATacactttggtttatgaagacaATGAAGGTCACAGAATGCTTGTGGGGGATGTTCCATGGGA GATGTTTGTTTCGACTGTGAAAAGGTTGAGGGTGTTGAAAAGTTCAGATTTTTCTTCGGCACCT
- the LOC122056032 gene encoding auxin-responsive protein IAA6-like isoform X1, translating into MEREDFKKEEDGFPRLLDLIPNERVVQDGVGGRTVEHLDASEEKKLELRLGLPGGDLEEEEEELSILSLGFISKASKTSSIKRGVFKAAESKNEGFQHQETEILGLQSRVGTGVFEQQQRLEKEKADGAGPSTSSQTSPYAMPSAAAVPVVGWPPIRSFRKKLATNSGKQRMEPGTRNIEEEVKIENNKGLLVKINMDGIPIGRKVDLKVYDSYEKLSFAVEDLFLGLLEEIAAQKDTSTNASHKDEEGRNAFIGLLDGSGEYTLVYEDNEGHRMLVGDVPWEMFVSTVKRLRVLKSSDFSSAPLGSVRRKRTATEC; encoded by the exons ATGGAAAGAGAAGACTTTAAGAAAGAGGAAGATGGATTTCCTCGGCTGCTAGATTTGATTCCAAATGAAAGAGTGGTGCAAGATGGAGTAGGAGGAAGAACAGTTGAGCATTTAGATGCCTCAGAAGAGAAGAAATTGGAACTGAGGCTTGGACTCCCTGGAGGTgacctagaagaagaagaagaagaactctcTATTTTATCTCTTGGTTTCATCTCCAAGGCTTCAAAGACCTCCTCCATTAAAAGAGGAGTCTTTAAAGCAGCTGAGTCTAAAAATGAAG GGTTTCAGCATCAAGAAACTGAAATTTTGGGGTTGCAGAGCAGAGTTGGGACTGGGGTATTCGAACAACAGCAGAGGCTTGAGAAGGAGAAAGCAGATGGAGCTGGACCCAGCACTAGCTCCCAGACCAgtccatatgccatgccatc AGCTGCTGCTGTACCGGTTGTTGGCTGGCCTCCCATTAGATCCTTCAGAAAAAAACTAGCAACTAATTCAGGCAAACAAAGAATGGAGCCGGGGACTAGAAATATAGAGGAAGAAGTGAAGATCGAGAACAACAAGGGTTTGCTTGTGAAGATCAACATGGATGGTATCCCAATTGGGAGAAAGGTTGATCTGAAAGTCTATGATAGCTACGAGAAGCTCTCTTTTGCGGTGGAAGATCTCTTTCTAGGCCTTTTGGAAG AGATTGCAGCTCAAAAAGACACCTCTACAAATGCCAGTCACAAGGATGAGGAAGGCAGAAATGCATTCATAGGCTTGCTGGATGGCTCTGGTGAATacactttggtttatgaagacaATGAAGGTCACAGAATGCTTGTGGGGGATGTTCCATGGGA GATGTTTGTTTCGACTGTGAAAAGGTTGAGGGTGTTGAAAAGTTCAGATTTTTCTTCGGCACCT
- the LOC122056032 gene encoding auxin-responsive protein IAA6-like isoform X3: protein MKSRVGTGVFEQQQRLEKEKADGAGPSTSSQTSPYAMPSAAAVPVVGWPPIRSFRKKLATNSGKQRMEPGTRNIEEEVKIENNKGLLVKINMDGIPIGRKVDLKVYDSYEKLSFAVEDLFLGLLEEIAAQKDTSTNASHKDEEGRNAFIGLLDGSGEYTLVYEDNEGHRMLVGDVPWEMFVSTVKRLRVLKSSDFSSAPLGSVRRKRTATEC from the exons ATGAAG AGCAGAGTTGGGACTGGGGTATTCGAACAACAGCAGAGGCTTGAGAAGGAGAAAGCAGATGGAGCTGGACCCAGCACTAGCTCCCAGACCAgtccatatgccatgccatc AGCTGCTGCTGTACCGGTTGTTGGCTGGCCTCCCATTAGATCCTTCAGAAAAAAACTAGCAACTAATTCAGGCAAACAAAGAATGGAGCCGGGGACTAGAAATATAGAGGAAGAAGTGAAGATCGAGAACAACAAGGGTTTGCTTGTGAAGATCAACATGGATGGTATCCCAATTGGGAGAAAGGTTGATCTGAAAGTCTATGATAGCTACGAGAAGCTCTCTTTTGCGGTGGAAGATCTCTTTCTAGGCCTTTTGGAAG AGATTGCAGCTCAAAAAGACACCTCTACAAATGCCAGTCACAAGGATGAGGAAGGCAGAAATGCATTCATAGGCTTGCTGGATGGCTCTGGTGAATacactttggtttatgaagacaATGAAGGTCACAGAATGCTTGTGGGGGATGTTCCATGGGA GATGTTTGTTTCGACTGTGAAAAGGTTGAGGGTGTTGAAAAGTTCAGATTTTTCTTCGGCACCT